The Hymenobacter sp. 5317J-9 genome has a window encoding:
- the holA gene encoding DNA polymerase III subunit delta, with product MILEADAILKQLQQRQFQPVYFLQGEEPYYIDVVADLIEKTALAEHERSFNQVVVYGKDVDVTGILGQAKRFPMMAERSVVIVKEAQTVADLEQERSWPFLEAYLKNPLPSTVLVFCYKHKTLDSRKKLGKLLAGKESPAVLMTSKKLYDSQVPQWLTANVRARNLQITGQATAMLAEYIGADLGRLANEVDKLALNLKPNQPIDEELVQRLVGISKDYNIFELQKALVQRDVLKANRILGYFAANPKANPLIPNLTLLFNFFTKLLVLHQSGANPPDGVYKSLGIMNSFAQKEYQQALRAYPAERVVGIIHDIRRADAQSKGIESGSMDDAEILRELVWLILHAVPAGVLG from the coding sequence TTGATACTCGAAGCCGACGCGATACTGAAGCAACTGCAGCAACGGCAGTTTCAGCCCGTGTATTTTTTGCAGGGCGAGGAGCCGTATTACATCGATGTGGTGGCCGATTTGATTGAGAAAACGGCGCTGGCCGAGCACGAGCGCAGCTTCAACCAGGTGGTGGTGTACGGCAAGGACGTGGACGTAACCGGCATTCTGGGCCAGGCCAAGCGCTTTCCCATGATGGCCGAGCGCAGCGTCGTCATCGTGAAGGAAGCCCAGACAGTGGCCGACCTGGAGCAGGAGCGGAGCTGGCCTTTTCTGGAGGCATATCTGAAAAACCCGCTGCCCAGCACCGTGCTGGTGTTTTGCTACAAGCATAAGACCCTGGACAGCCGCAAAAAGCTGGGCAAGCTGCTCGCGGGCAAAGAGTCGCCGGCCGTGCTGATGACCAGCAAAAAGCTCTACGACAGCCAAGTACCACAATGGCTCACGGCCAACGTGAGGGCGCGTAATCTGCAAATTACGGGGCAGGCCACGGCCATGCTGGCCGAGTACATTGGGGCTGATTTGGGACGCTTGGCCAATGAAGTCGACAAGCTGGCACTCAACCTCAAGCCCAATCAACCCATCGACGAGGAGCTGGTGCAGCGGCTGGTGGGCATCAGCAAGGACTACAACATTTTTGAGTTGCAAAAAGCCCTGGTGCAGCGCGACGTGCTCAAGGCAAACCGCATTCTGGGCTATTTCGCCGCCAACCCCAAAGCCAACCCGCTGATTCCGAACCTTACGCTGCTGTTCAATTTCTTTACCAAGCTGCTGGTGCTGCATCAGTCGGGCGCCAACCCGCCCGATGGCGTATACAAAAGCCTGGGCATCATGAACAGCTTTGCCCAGAAGGAATACCAGCAGGCCCTGCGCGCCTACCCGGCAGAGCGGGTGGTGGGCATCATTCACGACATCCGGCGGGCCGATGCCCAGAGCAAGGGCATCGAAAGCGGCTCGATGGACGACGCCGAAATCCTGCGCGAGCTGGTGTGGCTGATTCTGCACGCGGTGCCGGCCGGCGTGCTGGGGTAA
- the tyrS gene encoding tyrosine--tRNA ligase yields the protein MDFIPELTWRGMFHDAMPGTAEHLATNAPITGYIGFDPTAASLHIGNLATIMLLVHLQRAGHRPVALVGGATGMIGDPSGKSAERNLLDETTLRRNQAGIQAQLEKFLDFSEGPTGALVVNNYDWFKDFGFLQFLREVGKHLTVNYMMAKDSVKRRIGGGEDGDSIGISYTEFSYQLLQGYDFVHLNKALGVTLQMGASDQWGNITTGTELIRRIANAEGTEAKAYALTGQLITKADGTKYGKSETGTVWLDPALTTPYQFYQFFLRAEDADAPRLIRVFTLLSQQEIEALEAEHAQNPGLKTLQKALAKDVTIRVHSEAAYEAAVAASEVLFGKGGDLSSLAEATLLDAFAGLPHLRVPRAAAPDLNVAVLLSDATDKQILSSRGEARKLIQSNGLSINGTKLTSPDALVAELPRLHDKYFVVKKGKKDYFLVELV from the coding sequence TTGGATTTCATCCCTGAACTGACCTGGCGCGGCATGTTTCACGATGCCATGCCCGGTACCGCCGAGCACCTGGCCACGAATGCCCCCATCACCGGCTACATCGGTTTCGACCCCACCGCCGCTTCGCTGCACATCGGCAACCTGGCCACCATCATGCTGCTGGTGCACCTGCAGCGCGCCGGCCACCGCCCCGTGGCCCTGGTGGGCGGCGCCACCGGCATGATTGGCGACCCCAGCGGCAAGTCGGCCGAGCGCAACCTGCTCGACGAAACCACCCTGCGCCGCAACCAGGCCGGCATTCAGGCCCAGCTCGAGAAGTTTCTGGACTTCTCCGAAGGCCCCACCGGCGCGCTGGTGGTGAACAACTACGATTGGTTTAAGGACTTCGGCTTTTTGCAATTTCTGCGCGAGGTGGGCAAACACCTCACCGTGAATTATATGATGGCCAAGGACTCGGTGAAGCGCCGCATTGGCGGCGGCGAGGACGGCGACAGCATCGGCATCAGCTATACCGAATTCAGCTACCAGCTGCTGCAGGGCTACGACTTCGTGCACCTCAACAAAGCGCTGGGCGTCACGCTGCAAATGGGCGCCAGCGACCAGTGGGGCAACATCACCACCGGCACCGAGCTCATTCGACGCATCGCCAACGCCGAAGGCACCGAGGCCAAAGCCTACGCCCTCACCGGCCAGCTCATCACCAAAGCCGACGGCACCAAGTACGGCAAGTCGGAAACCGGCACCGTGTGGCTCGACCCGGCTCTCACCACGCCTTACCAGTTCTACCAGTTTTTTCTACGCGCCGAAGACGCCGACGCCCCGCGCCTCATCCGCGTGTTCACGCTGCTGAGCCAGCAAGAGATTGAAGCCCTCGAAGCCGAGCACGCCCAAAACCCCGGCCTGAAAACCTTGCAGAAAGCCCTGGCCAAAGACGTCACCATCCGCGTGCACTCCGAAGCCGCTTATGAGGCCGCCGTGGCGGCGTCCGAAGTGCTGTTTGGCAAAGGTGGCGACCTCAGCTCCCTCGCCGAAGCCACGCTGCTCGATGCCTTTGCCGGCCTGCCGCACTTGCGCGTGCCCCGCGCTGCTGCGCCCGACCTCAACGTGGCCGTGCTCCTGAGCGACGCCACCGACAAGCAGATTCTGTCCTCCCGCGGCGAAGCCCGCAAGCTTATCCAATCCAACGGCTTGAGCATCAACGGCACCAAGCTCACATCCCCCGACGCCCTGGTAGCCGAACTGCCCCGGCTGCACGATAAGTACTTTGTGGTGAAGAAGGGCAAAAAGGACTACTTCCTTGTCGAACTGGTGTAG
- a CDS encoding pyridoxal phosphate-dependent aminotransferase family protein, translating to MDIFDRISANRGPLGSHSHYAHGYFTFPKLEGEIKPRMMFRGKEVLTWSLNNYLGLANHPEVRQADREGATDYGMAYPMGARIMSGNSTLHEQLENELADFVQKPSALLLNFGYQGVVSIIDALVSRHDAIVYDAESHACIIDGVRLHQGKRFVFPHNDIANLEKQLERAKRLTDETGGGILVITEGMFGMSGNLGKLREIVELKKKYDFRIFVDDAHGFGTLGPTGAGTAEHLGCIEGVDLIFYTFAKSMASIGAFVAGPESVIEYLRYNMRSQIFAKSLPMPLVIGALKRLELIRNHPEYRENLWTVVRALQSGLKEKGFNIGTTESPVTPVFLNGEIPDATALTFDLRENHGIFCSIVVYPVVPKGVIMLRLIPTAVHTLQDVQETIAAFEAVATKLDKGLYSKAPAATQTA from the coding sequence GTGGATATTTTCGACCGGATTTCGGCGAACCGCGGCCCGCTTGGCTCGCACTCGCACTACGCCCACGGCTATTTCACGTTCCCCAAGCTCGAAGGCGAAATCAAGCCGCGCATGATGTTCCGGGGCAAAGAAGTGCTGACCTGGAGCCTCAACAACTACCTGGGCCTCGCCAACCACCCCGAAGTGCGCCAGGCCGACCGCGAAGGTGCCACCGACTACGGCATGGCCTACCCCATGGGTGCCCGCATCATGAGCGGCAACTCGACCCTGCACGAGCAACTAGAGAATGAACTGGCCGACTTCGTGCAGAAGCCCAGCGCGCTGCTGCTCAACTTCGGCTACCAGGGCGTGGTGAGCATCATCGACGCGCTGGTGAGCCGCCACGATGCCATTGTGTACGACGCCGAGTCGCACGCCTGCATCATCGACGGCGTGCGCCTGCACCAGGGCAAGCGCTTCGTGTTCCCGCACAACGACATCGCCAACCTCGAAAAGCAACTGGAGCGCGCCAAGCGTCTGACCGACGAAACCGGCGGCGGCATTCTCGTCATTACCGAGGGCATGTTCGGCATGTCGGGCAACCTGGGCAAGCTGCGCGAAATCGTCGAGCTGAAGAAAAAATACGACTTCCGCATCTTCGTCGACGATGCTCATGGTTTTGGCACGCTAGGTCCCACGGGCGCCGGCACGGCCGAACATTTGGGCTGCATAGAGGGCGTAGACTTAATTTTTTACACCTTCGCCAAGAGCATGGCCAGCATCGGCGCGTTCGTGGCCGGGCCGGAAAGCGTTATTGAATATTTGCGTTACAATATGCGCAGCCAGATTTTCGCCAAATCGCTGCCCATGCCTCTCGTAATTGGCGCCCTGAAGCGCCTGGAGCTGATTCGCAACCACCCCGAATACCGCGAAAACCTCTGGACCGTGGTGCGCGCCCTGCAAAGCGGCCTGAAGGAAAAAGGCTTCAACATCGGCACCACCGAGTCGCCGGTAACGCCCGTGTTCCTCAACGGCGAAATCCCCGACGCCACGGCCCTAACCTTCGATTTGCGTGAGAATCACGGCATTTTCTGCTCTATTGTGGTGTATCCGGTGGTGCCCAAGGGCGTAATTATGCTCCGCCTCATTCCCACGGCGGTGCACACTTTGCAAGACGTGCAGGAAACGATTGCGGCGTTTGAGGCCGTGGCCACCAAGCTCGATAAGGGCCTGTACAGCAAAGCCCCCGCCGCCACGCAAACCGCCTAA
- the accC gene encoding acetyl-CoA carboxylase biotin carboxylase subunit, whose product MKKISKLLVANRGEIALRVLRSAKEMGIATVAIYSEADRNALHVRYADEAVCVGPPASKDSYLRGDKILEVCRELGVDAIHPGYGFLSENAGFARAVKEAGLIFVGPSPEAMEIMGDKLSAKQAVQAYNIPLVPGTAEAISDVAAAKRIAEEVGFPILIKASAGGGGKGMRIVNGVEEFEEQMQLAINEAVSAFGDGAVFIEKFVTGPRHIEIQVLGDEHGNIVHLFERECSIQRRHQKVIEEAPSSVLTPELRAEMGRCAVDVARACNYAGAGTVEFLLDDKRNFYFLEMNTRLQVEHPVTEQITGLDLVKEQIRVAEGYPLPFAQDDLTITGHALELRVYAEDPQNNFLPDIGTLSTYVRPQGPGVRVDDGFEQGMDIPIYYDPMIAKLVTFGANRAEAIARMLRAIEEYKITGIETTLAFGTYVLTHPAFVSGDFDTNFIKDHFTPATLAPTAPDEATAKVAAALGAMLLETKKPKAAAATGETAGAEASGWRKNRLGVR is encoded by the coding sequence ATGAAGAAAATCTCCAAGCTGCTTGTCGCCAACCGCGGCGAAATTGCCCTCCGTGTGCTCCGTTCCGCCAAGGAAATGGGCATTGCCACCGTGGCCATCTATTCCGAAGCCGACCGCAACGCTTTGCACGTGCGCTACGCCGACGAAGCCGTGTGCGTGGGCCCGCCCGCCTCGAAAGACAGTTACCTGCGCGGCGACAAGATTCTGGAAGTGTGCCGGGAACTGGGCGTCGACGCCATTCACCCCGGCTACGGCTTCCTCTCGGAGAACGCCGGCTTTGCGCGGGCAGTAAAAGAGGCCGGGCTGATTTTCGTCGGACCCAGCCCGGAGGCCATGGAAATCATGGGCGACAAGCTCTCGGCCAAGCAGGCGGTGCAAGCCTATAACATCCCGCTGGTGCCGGGCACGGCCGAGGCTATTTCCGACGTGGCCGCCGCCAAGCGCATTGCCGAGGAAGTGGGCTTTCCCATCCTCATCAAAGCCTCGGCCGGCGGTGGCGGCAAGGGCATGCGCATCGTGAACGGCGTGGAGGAGTTTGAGGAGCAGATGCAGCTGGCCATCAACGAGGCCGTGTCGGCGTTTGGCGACGGGGCGGTGTTTATTGAGAAGTTCGTGACCGGGCCGCGCCACATCGAAATCCAGGTGCTGGGTGATGAGCACGGCAACATTGTGCACCTGTTCGAGCGCGAGTGCAGCATTCAGCGCCGGCACCAGAAGGTGATTGAGGAAGCACCTTCGTCGGTGCTCACGCCCGAGCTGCGCGCCGAAATGGGCCGCTGCGCCGTCGACGTGGCCCGCGCCTGCAACTACGCTGGCGCCGGTACCGTGGAGTTTCTGCTCGACGACAAGCGCAACTTCTATTTCCTGGAGATGAATACCCGCCTGCAGGTAGAACACCCCGTGACGGAGCAAATCACCGGCCTCGACCTGGTGAAGGAGCAAATCCGCGTGGCCGAGGGCTACCCGCTGCCCTTCGCGCAGGACGACCTCACCATCACCGGCCACGCCCTGGAGCTGCGCGTGTACGCCGAAGACCCGCAAAACAACTTCCTGCCCGACATCGGAACCCTGAGCACCTACGTGCGCCCTCAGGGCCCCGGCGTGCGCGTCGATGACGGCTTCGAGCAAGGCATGGACATCCCGATTTACTACGACCCGATGATTGCCAAGCTGGTCACCTTCGGGGCCAACCGCGCCGAGGCCATTGCCCGCATGCTTCGCGCCATTGAGGAGTATAAAATCACGGGCATCGAAACCACGCTGGCGTTTGGCACTTACGTGCTGACGCACCCCGCGTTTGTGAGCGGTGATTTCGACACCAACTTCATCAAGGACCATTTCACGCCCGCCACCCTCGCTCCCACGGCCCCGGACGAGGCTACGGCCAAAGTGGCCGCCGCACTCGGCGCCATGCTGCTAGAAACGAAGAAGCCCAAAGCGGCAGCCGCGACTGGCGAAACGGCTGGCGCGGAGGCATCAGGCTGGCGGAAGAACCGGCTGGGGGTACGGTAG
- a CDS encoding RES family NAD+ phosphorylase, producing the protein MEIYRICLAKYAGELVASGNPGRWNLRGQLVIYAAGSRALACLENVVHRSGEGLNSLFKVIRIEVPDALAIEELTLEQMPDEWQLPRHYARCQPLGDDWYRRQQAAVLRVPSSIIAHEHNYVLNTIHPDFAQVKIVGWEDFAFDPRIKQEV; encoded by the coding sequence GTGGAAATCTACCGCATCTGCCTGGCCAAATACGCCGGCGAGCTCGTGGCCTCCGGCAACCCCGGCCGCTGGAACCTGCGCGGCCAGTTGGTCATCTATGCCGCCGGCAGCCGCGCCCTGGCCTGCCTCGAAAACGTGGTGCACCGCAGCGGCGAGGGCCTCAACAGCCTTTTCAAAGTCATCCGCATCGAAGTGCCCGATGCCCTCGCTATCGAAGAGCTAACGCTGGAACAGATGCCGGACGAGTGGCAGCTGCCGCGCCACTACGCCCGCTGCCAGCCCTTGGGTGACGACTGGTACCGCCGCCAGCAGGCGGCCGTGTTGCGGGTGCCGTCCTCCATCATCGCCCACGAGCACAACTACGTGCTCAACACCATCCATCCGGATTTTGCGCAGGTGAAGATTGTGGGCTGGGAGGATTTCGCGTTTGACCCACGGATTAAGCAGGAGGTATAA
- a CDS encoding antitoxin Xre/MbcA/ParS toxin-binding domain-containing protein, with translation MTAAATPPAVYSPALRGLQATVADSFALVMEARTGVPAKIAFDVAALLKLSADELAGLLHTTTKTLRAYREGKKRLGPAASEQVLKLLALAHQGEEVFGALPAFRRWLDKPAYGLDNQPPLALLETSGGIDLVADEVDRIAHGDLA, from the coding sequence ATGACAGCCGCCGCCACCCCGCCCGCCGTGTATTCGCCCGCCCTGCGGGGTCTGCAAGCCACCGTGGCCGATTCCTTCGCCCTTGTGATGGAAGCCCGGACCGGCGTGCCCGCCAAAATCGCCTTCGACGTAGCGGCCCTCCTCAAGCTCAGCGCCGACGAGCTGGCCGGCCTGCTGCACACCACCACCAAAACCCTGCGCGCCTACCGCGAAGGCAAAAAGCGCCTCGGCCCCGCCGCCAGCGAGCAAGTTCTCAAGCTGCTGGCCCTGGCTCACCAGGGCGAAGAAGTGTTCGGCGCGCTCCCGGCCTTTCGCCGCTGGCTCGATAAGCCCGCCTACGGCCTCGACAACCAGCCGCCGCTGGCCCTGCTCGAAACCAGCGGCGGTATCGACCTGGTGGCCGACGAAGTCGACCGGATTGCCCACGGCGACTTGGCGTAG
- a CDS encoding secondary thiamine-phosphate synthase enzyme YjbQ produces MVFQKQLRLPAMRRGFHLITEYVLQELPELTRVRAGLLHVFIQHTSASLCLNENADPTVRHDFEQFFNRMAPENAPYFRHTSEGPDDMPAHLKAALLGSSVSLPVTNGRLALGTWQGIYLGEHREHGDRRSLLLTLMGE; encoded by the coding sequence ATGGTTTTCCAGAAACAGCTGCGGCTGCCGGCCATGCGCCGGGGCTTCCACCTCATCACCGAATACGTGCTGCAGGAGCTGCCCGAGCTGACGCGAGTGCGGGCCGGCCTGCTGCACGTATTCATCCAGCACACCTCGGCCAGCCTGTGCCTGAACGAAAACGCCGACCCCACGGTGCGCCACGATTTCGAGCAGTTTTTCAACCGCATGGCCCCCGAAAATGCGCCCTATTTTCGGCACACGTCGGAAGGCCCCGACGACATGCCCGCCCACCTGAAAGCCGCGCTGCTGGGCAGCAGCGTGAGCCTCCCGGTCACAAACGGGCGGCTGGCCCTGGGCACCTGGCAGGGCATCTACCTGGGCGAGCACCGCGAGCACGGCGACCGCCGCTCGCTGCTGCTCACGCTAATGGGTGAGTGA
- the bshB1 gene encoding bacillithiol biosynthesis deacetylase BshB1 — protein MKLDILALGAHPDDVEMSCTGTLLAGMAAGKKVGIVDFTRGELGTRGTPATRAEEAAASNKILGIDIRENLGMPDGFFRNDREHQLPLIAAIRRYRPDVVLANAISDRHPDHGRAAQLAIDACFLAGLRMIETLGDDGQPQEAWRPKNVYHYIQDRQLPLAFVVDITPYWEKKWEAIQAFKTQFFNPDLDAPQTYLSSQAFGRFMEARAREFGHIIGVEFGEGFTVARPVGVREVGDLL, from the coding sequence ATGAAACTCGATATCCTGGCCCTCGGCGCCCACCCCGACGACGTTGAAATGTCCTGCACCGGCACACTGCTGGCCGGCATGGCCGCTGGCAAAAAAGTGGGCATCGTGGACTTCACCCGGGGCGAGCTGGGCACGCGCGGCACACCGGCCACCCGGGCCGAAGAGGCTGCCGCTTCCAACAAAATTCTCGGCATCGACATCCGCGAGAACCTGGGGATGCCCGATGGCTTCTTCCGCAACGACCGGGAGCACCAGCTGCCGCTCATCGCCGCCATTCGGCGCTACCGGCCCGATGTGGTGCTGGCCAACGCCATCTCGGACCGTCACCCCGACCACGGCCGCGCCGCTCAGTTGGCCATTGATGCTTGTTTCCTGGCCGGCCTGCGCATGATTGAAACCCTGGGCGACGACGGCCAGCCCCAGGAAGCCTGGCGCCCCAAAAATGTGTACCACTACATTCAGGACCGCCAGCTGCCGCTGGCCTTTGTGGTCGACATCACGCCGTATTGGGAAAAGAAGTGGGAGGCTATTCAAGCCTTCAAAACGCAGTTTTTTAATCCGGATTTGGATGCGCCGCAGACCTACCTCTCCAGCCAAGCCTTTGGCCGGTTTATGGAAGCGCGGGCGCGAGAGTTTGGCCACATCATCGGGGTCGAGTTCGGCGAGGGTTTCACGGTGGCACGCCCGGTGGGCGTGCGCGAAGTGGGCGACTTGCTGTAG